CGACCCGCGCTTCCTCCCGTCACCCGAACGACGTGCCGGGGAGTGCGGCTCGCGAACCGCCGCGGCTACTCCGCCAGGCTGGCTGTCGCCTCCTCGCGCCGGGGCCAGTCGATGACGACCAGCAGGCCGCCCGAGCCGTCGGGACGAGCCGGGGCCGCGGCCCCGGCGGGTGCGGAAGATCCGGGTCCGGCGGGCCACAGCAGCAGATCGCCGGCGGCCCGTTGGGCCTCGGCGGGCAGCGAGTGGGCGTCGCGCCCCGTGGCGCCCGCGGATCTCCGGTCCGCCCTGCCGGAAGACTCGGGGGACGCCGGCCGATCCGGCGGGGACTGGCTCCGGGGCTCCGCGGGGCCGGGTAGGGCGACGCCCGGGAGGTCGACCGGCGCGCAACCCGCCGCCAGGACCAGGACCAGGCCGGTGGCGAACTTTCGGAAGGGTGCGGTTGCCGTCATGCCAGAGACGGTAGGTCCCCGTCACGTGACGGTGCTACAGGCGGCGGCGTGAGGCTTCTCGACGCGCATGCCCGCGGCGGCGCCATGATCCGGACGCTGCCGCCCGGGTGGCAATCCTGGTAAGATGGCGATCCGGCCCGCTTAGTTCAGTTGGATAGAACGCGACCGTCCTAAGGTTGATGTCGGGGGTTCGAGTCCCTCAGCGGGCGCTGGTTTCAGCGATTGGTCGAGAGCCTCGGTCAACTATTGGTCAACTTGCGGCGCGCTGTCGCAGCAGCGGTCGAACCGGCGAATTCGAAACTTCATGGCGAGACTTGCGGGCAACGGCGCGACCCATGCGGGTAAGGTGAAGTCATGGCAGAGAGCGCGGCGGAGTTCCTCCCGGCGGTCGTTGAGCGCATCGTCAGGAACTTCAAGCCTGACCGGATCATCCTGTTCGGCTCGTTCGCGCGCGGTGAGGCCGGGCCGGACAGTGACCTGGATTTGCTGGTTGTGCTGCCCGAGGTCCACCATCGCCGGGACCAGGCCGTCGCCATCCGCCAGGCGCTGGCGGATCTTCCCGTTTCCAA
This genomic stretch from Candidatus Tanganyikabacteria bacterium harbors:
- a CDS encoding nucleotidyltransferase domain-containing protein translates to MAESAAEFLPAVVERIVRNFKPDRIILFGSFARGEAGPDSDLDLLVVLPEVHHRRDQAVAIRQALADLPVSKDVVVATAEEIERDRHRIGSIIGPALSEGRVLYERD